The Sporomusa termitida genome has a window encoding:
- a CDS encoding MarR family winged helix-turn-helix transcriptional regulator: MQERPYMGKWISILYRTGQAYFDKSFADYGIGNKHYRYLLFLYRQEGVTQDVMSKYFYVDKATTARAILALEELGYVYRQVDVSDRRANKVFLTEKGRAMEPVIRSVLNDWAEVMTSDLTAAERSTVYGLLQKMACKAADMKERDFRKKGVEHDR, from the coding sequence ATGCAGGAACGACCGTATATGGGCAAGTGGATATCCATCTTATACCGCACCGGGCAGGCTTATTTTGATAAAAGCTTTGCTGACTATGGCATTGGCAATAAACATTACCGGTATTTATTATTCTTGTATCGTCAGGAGGGCGTAACCCAGGATGTAATGAGCAAATATTTCTATGTGGATAAGGCGACAACGGCCCGGGCAATTCTGGCGTTAGAGGAGCTGGGGTATGTATATAGGCAGGTTGATGTAAGCGACAGGCGCGCCAATAAGGTGTTTCTGACAGAAAAAGGGCGGGCAATGGAACCGGTCATCCGCTCCGTACTTAATGATTGGGCGGAGGTAATGACAAGTGACCTGACGGCAGCGGAACGGAGTACGGTCTATGGCCTGCTGCAGAAAATGGCCTGCAAGGCGGCGGACATGAAGGAGCGGGATTTCCGGAAAAAGGGGGTTGAGCATGATCGCTGA
- a CDS encoding amino acid ABC transporter ATP-binding protein: MIKLKGLHKAFGRQEVLKGIDLKVEKGEVVVILGPSGSGKTTLLRCLNFLEQPDDGEITIGSTRVHCNHVSRQEILAIRRSTAMVFQLYNLFKNKTALENIMEGLVIARKVPREQAEQTSRQILAKVGLADKGDAYPSQLSGGQQQRVGIARALALNPEVILFDEPTSALDPELVGEVLGVMKKVAQEGLTMIVVTHEISFARDIADRVIFIDGGVIVEQGPPAEILFHPREERTKQFLKRILPVEDYAI, translated from the coding sequence ATGATCAAGCTTAAGGGCTTGCATAAAGCATTTGGCAGACAGGAAGTATTAAAAGGCATTGATCTTAAGGTTGAAAAGGGTGAGGTTGTCGTTATTCTTGGCCCCAGCGGTTCCGGTAAGACCACATTGCTAAGGTGTCTGAACTTTTTGGAGCAGCCTGATGACGGTGAGATTACCATCGGCAGCACCCGGGTTCACTGCAACCATGTCTCCAGGCAGGAGATACTGGCAATCAGAAGAAGTACGGCAATGGTCTTTCAGCTGTATAATCTGTTTAAGAATAAAACCGCCCTGGAAAATATTATGGAAGGGCTGGTGATCGCCCGGAAGGTGCCCCGGGAACAGGCGGAGCAAACCAGCCGTCAGATCCTGGCCAAGGTTGGCCTGGCGGATAAAGGAGACGCCTATCCCAGCCAGTTGTCAGGCGGCCAGCAGCAGCGGGTGGGAATTGCCCGGGCGCTGGCCCTGAATCCGGAAGTCATTCTGTTTGATGAGCCGACCTCAGCTTTAGACCCTGAGCTGGTAGGCGAGGTTCTGGGGGTTATGAAAAAAGTAGCTCAGGAAGGCCTGACGATGATTGTCGTTACCCATGAGATATCCTTTGCCCGGGATATTGCCGACCGGGTAATTTTTATTGACGGCGGTGTGATTGTTGAACAGGGACCGCCGGCGGAAATCCTTTTTCACCCGCGGGAAGAGAGAACCAAACAGTTTCTGAAAAGAATTTTGCCTGTTGAAGATTATGCAATATAG
- a CDS encoding S-layer homology domain-containing protein, with amino-acid sequence MKKSIILLIAILLVLSMAGSAVAANDFSDVAANHWAYDAVNQLQQAGLVDGYSDGAFRGDKALTRYEFAVVIARGLENYTKANNHQQGLLNKLSAEFAAELNNIGVRLNKLEKNQPNLKFSGIAEVRYTSQDNNGTVPSSVGGAYRVRLNGVAKVDANTSLGLRLASGTTKSGTKYKYSSGTFTSFGSNAAADDNKNNVTLDRIFLTSTIGAVQTTVGAQELKLGTTGFIVDSGGISFDGIKFATAVGAVKLVGNWGRQQKNGSAGTTIDVASLEAAAKQGKLNYGTGYATLKDRGNVHTTLAEYLHGNAKYRFDDGFSLGGEYVYNQQADSDKTAWTAIATIGNQEIVAKGQNNIVVKYYHVDKNSISRLTSYSLQSKAGAGITEAFSDVRNLKGLNVAYNYGFSKNLRAYVAYQKLTDKEAAAGDDRGYQYYRAAVVANF; translated from the coding sequence ATGAAAAAATCAATTATACTGTTAATCGCGATTCTGTTAGTCCTGAGTATGGCCGGTTCTGCTGTGGCAGCAAACGATTTTTCCGACGTTGCCGCCAACCACTGGGCTTATGATGCTGTTAACCAGTTGCAGCAAGCCGGTTTGGTTGACGGCTATAGTGATGGTGCTTTTCGCGGCGATAAGGCATTGACCCGCTATGAATTCGCTGTTGTAATAGCACGGGGTCTGGAAAATTACACCAAGGCCAACAATCATCAGCAGGGGTTATTGAATAAACTTTCGGCAGAATTTGCTGCCGAGCTAAACAATATCGGTGTCCGTTTGAACAAGCTGGAGAAAAATCAGCCTAATCTTAAGTTTAGCGGCATTGCCGAAGTCCGTTATACCTCACAGGACAATAACGGCACAGTACCTTCCAGTGTCGGTGGAGCCTACCGCGTCAGACTGAATGGTGTAGCTAAAGTCGATGCTAACACCAGTCTTGGTCTGCGATTGGCATCAGGCACGACGAAATCAGGTACGAAATATAAGTATTCCAGCGGAACTTTTACCAGCTTTGGCTCAAACGCAGCCGCCGATGATAATAAAAATAACGTTACGCTTGACCGGATTTTTCTGACTAGTACTATTGGCGCCGTGCAAACTACGGTTGGCGCCCAGGAACTGAAGCTGGGGACAACCGGTTTCATTGTGGACAGCGGCGGTATCAGCTTTGACGGTATAAAATTCGCAACTGCGGTCGGGGCAGTTAAGCTTGTCGGCAACTGGGGCCGCCAGCAAAAGAACGGGTCAGCCGGCACCACGATTGATGTCGCCTCATTGGAGGCTGCCGCCAAACAGGGCAAACTAAATTATGGCACCGGGTACGCCACCCTTAAAGACCGGGGGAATGTACATACAACCCTGGCGGAATACCTGCACGGCAATGCTAAATATCGCTTTGATGACGGTTTTTCGCTGGGCGGCGAGTATGTTTATAACCAGCAAGCCGATTCAGATAAGACGGCCTGGACAGCTATCGCCACAATCGGCAATCAGGAGATTGTGGCCAAAGGCCAGAACAATATAGTTGTAAAATACTACCATGTTGATAAAAACTCGATCAGCAGACTAACCTCCTATAGCCTGCAAAGCAAGGCTGGAGCAGGGATTACTGAGGCATTTTCTGATGTGAGAAATTTAAAAGGCTTAAACGTTGCTTATAATTACGGATTTAGTAAAAACCTGAGAGCCTATGTGGCCTATCAGAAGCTGACTGACAAAGAGGCTGCTGCTGGTGATGACCGCGGTTATCAATATTATCGGGCGGCGGTTGTAGCCAATTTTTGA
- a CDS encoding amino acid ABC transporter permease: protein MENIFLFSLFLDSFPQLLSRLHITVAIVVVALFFGMILGTGIAITRLYKIPVLSQLATAYVSFIRGIPILVLLFIVYIGAPLVAGAFGANINRWDTLIFVMITYIMNSAAFLSEIVRSAVAGVEKGQMEAALSVGMTRWQAFHRIVAPQAIQIAIPALGNTVVSLLKDTSLAYTLGVIDVIGIIQAISSSTHRSLEAYTAAAVIFFVLSFALERFFKWLERRIGINNTIPSAKGAINNKIAVVGR, encoded by the coding sequence ATGGAAAATATATTTCTCTTTAGTTTATTTCTCGATAGTTTTCCTCAATTATTATCCCGGCTGCATATCACGGTCGCAATTGTTGTGGTGGCGTTATTCTTTGGCATGATCCTGGGAACAGGCATAGCGATTACCCGGTTGTATAAAATACCAGTATTGTCCCAACTGGCTACCGCCTATGTTTCTTTTATCAGAGGGATTCCCATCCTGGTGCTGCTGTTTATTGTCTATATTGGCGCACCCTTGGTTGCCGGGGCGTTTGGCGCCAATATCAACCGCTGGGATACCCTGATATTTGTCATGATTACCTATATTATGAACTCGGCCGCTTTTTTATCAGAGATTGTCAGGTCTGCCGTGGCCGGGGTGGAGAAGGGACAAATGGAAGCCGCCCTCTCCGTGGGGATGACCCGTTGGCAGGCTTTTCATCGCATTGTCGCCCCCCAGGCCATCCAGATTGCCATTCCTGCCCTGGGCAATACGGTGGTGTCGCTGCTTAAAGATACCTCTTTGGCCTATACGCTGGGGGTAATTGATGTGATCGGCATCATTCAGGCCATCAGCAGCAGTACGCATCGCTCGCTGGAAGCCTATACCGCTGCGGCTGTCATTTTCTTTGTATTGAGTTTTGCCCTGGAACGGTTTTTTAAATGGCTGGAGAGAAGAATCGGGATCAACAATACAATTCCCAGTGCCAAAGGTGCAATAAATAACAAAATTGCTGTAGTGGGCAGGTGA
- a CDS encoding trans-sulfuration enzyme family protein, whose product MKFATKVVQAGLVSDKTTGAISTPIYQTATFRHPELGRSTGFDYSRTQNPTRKAVEEAVATLEEGHAGFAFGSGMAAITSILMLYRPGDHVIITEDCYGGTYRILDKLFNQFGLTATFVDTGDLDQVQQALQPATKAILLETPTNPLMKIADIKAIVALARNSSENPIHVIVDNTFLSPYLQRPLTLGADIVVHSGSKYLSGHNDVICGLVVAKDAALCEKIGFIQNAAGAILGPQDSWLLLRGLKTLAIRLRQHEENALIVAQWLAAHPSVTKVYYPGLPDHPGKDIQDAQATGYGGMLSFVVDHPRLPAQVLRKVKVLQFAESLGGVESLITFPAVQTHADIPADIRQRLGISDCLLRLSVGIEDVEDIIADLAQALD is encoded by the coding sequence ATGAAATTTGCTACTAAAGTTGTTCAGGCCGGACTGGTTAGTGACAAAACTACCGGTGCTATCAGTACACCGATCTATCAGACAGCCACCTTCCGCCACCCCGAGCTTGGCCGCAGTACCGGCTTCGACTATTCGCGCACGCAGAATCCAACCCGTAAAGCAGTCGAAGAGGCAGTGGCAACCCTGGAAGAAGGCCATGCCGGCTTTGCCTTTGGCTCAGGTATGGCAGCCATTACATCGATACTTATGCTGTACCGGCCCGGTGATCATGTTATTATAACCGAAGACTGTTACGGCGGTACCTACCGCATTCTGGACAAATTATTTAATCAGTTTGGCCTCACTGCCACTTTTGTGGATACCGGCGATCTCGACCAGGTACAGCAGGCGCTGCAGCCGGCAACCAAAGCCATCCTGTTGGAAACGCCGACAAATCCGCTGATGAAAATCGCCGATATAAAAGCCATCGTTGCTCTCGCCCGGAACAGCAGCGAGAATCCCATCCATGTTATTGTTGACAACACTTTTTTATCCCCCTATCTCCAACGGCCGTTAACCCTTGGCGCCGACATCGTCGTGCACAGTGGTTCCAAATATTTATCAGGCCATAATGATGTTATCTGTGGCCTGGTCGTAGCCAAAGACGCTGCACTCTGTGAAAAAATTGGCTTTATCCAAAATGCTGCCGGCGCTATCCTCGGACCGCAGGACAGCTGGCTGCTGCTGCGCGGCTTAAAAACCCTGGCCATTCGCTTACGTCAGCATGAAGAAAATGCTTTGATTGTCGCCCAATGGCTGGCCGCTCACCCCAGTGTTACCAAGGTGTATTATCCGGGGCTGCCCGATCATCCCGGTAAAGATATACAAGATGCGCAGGCTACCGGTTATGGCGGCATGCTCTCTTTTGTCGTGGACCATCCGCGCTTGCCGGCGCAGGTGCTGCGTAAAGTAAAAGTCCTCCAGTTTGCCGAGAGTTTAGGCGGTGTTGAATCCCTGATTACCTTTCCGGCTGTCCAAACCCATGCCGATATCCCGGCAGACATCCGGCAGCGGTTAGGCATCAGCGACTGTCTGCTGCGACTGTCGGTAGGCATTGAAGATGTTGAGGACATCATTGCCGATTTGGCTCAGGCCCTGGATTAA
- a CDS encoding YezD family protein, with product MTKQGPMSTGKHFSDAGLALIEHAVRDISFGSLTLVVQDSKVIQIEKLEKIRICEHQPKASGKTAVKAADGAALRTRILQSVSGMEYGKVAIQIQSGQIIQVERTEKYRVGKFTGLHGEGI from the coding sequence ATGACTAAACAGGGTCCTATGAGTACAGGCAAGCATTTCTCTGATGCCGGTCTTGCGCTTATTGAACATGCGGTGCGAGATATTAGCTTTGGCTCGCTTACTTTAGTAGTCCAGGATTCAAAGGTAATTCAAATTGAAAAACTGGAGAAAATCCGGATTTGTGAGCATCAGCCAAAAGCCAGCGGCAAAACTGCAGTAAAGGCAGCAGATGGCGCTGCTCTGCGGACGCGGATTTTACAGTCTGTCAGTGGCATGGAGTACGGGAAGGTTGCCATCCAGATTCAGTCAGGACAAATTATTCAGGTGGAGCGGACCGAAAAATACCGGGTAGGTAAATTTACCGGACTCCATGGTGAAGGAATTTAA
- the hydE gene encoding [FeFe] hydrogenase H-cluster radical SAM maturase HydE has protein sequence MTDVCDIQTLIKKAEITHELTKCEIVALLTDNQYAAEFFAAADRVRREYVGDEVHLRGLIEFSNICKQNCLYCGLRRDNKKVDRYRLDIDTIIDFAGKATSYGYRTVVLQSGEDEWFDVDTMVTIIKKIKQLGLAITVSVGEKPREVYQAYREAGADRYLLRIETTDKELYEKLDPGMSWDNRVRCLQDIKELGFELGTGCLVGIPGQTIESLADDILFFKKMDADMIGVGPFIPNPDTPLAAEAGGTFDLSTKVMAMTRLLLPDINIPATTAMESLHPQGRVLALQRGANVVMPNVTEGEYRQMYLLYPGKICINDTPAHCRGCITGKIQGIGRQVSGTYGFRQKHA, from the coding sequence ATGACGGATGTGTGCGATATCCAGACACTAATTAAAAAAGCCGAAATAACCCATGAACTTACAAAGTGCGAAATTGTTGCACTGTTAACCGATAATCAATATGCAGCAGAATTCTTCGCTGCTGCCGACCGGGTGCGCCGGGAATATGTAGGGGATGAGGTTCATCTGCGTGGTCTCATCGAATTCTCTAACATCTGCAAACAAAACTGCCTGTATTGTGGTCTGAGGCGTGATAATAAAAAGGTAGACCGGTACCGGCTGGATATCGATACAATTATTGATTTTGCCGGCAAGGCAACATCATACGGCTACCGCACCGTGGTATTGCAGTCCGGCGAAGACGAATGGTTTGATGTTGATACGATGGTTACCATCATTAAGAAAATTAAGCAGCTTGGTTTGGCAATAACGGTTAGTGTGGGTGAAAAGCCCCGGGAAGTGTACCAGGCTTACCGGGAAGCCGGGGCCGACCGGTATCTGCTCCGCATTGAGACTACAGACAAAGAACTGTACGAGAAATTGGACCCGGGAATGAGCTGGGATAACCGGGTACGGTGTCTGCAGGATATAAAAGAACTGGGCTTTGAGCTGGGGACCGGCTGTTTGGTTGGTATTCCAGGCCAGACAATAGAGTCCTTGGCTGACGATATTCTTTTCTTTAAAAAGATGGATGCTGATATGATCGGGGTAGGGCCGTTTATTCCTAACCCGGATACACCGCTGGCCGCTGAAGCCGGCGGTACGTTCGACCTGAGCACCAAAGTCATGGCCATGACCCGTCTGTTGCTGCCTGATATTAATATTCCGGCGACAACGGCCATGGAATCACTCCATCCTCAGGGGCGCGTGCTGGCACTGCAGCGTGGTGCTAATGTGGTTATGCCCAATGTTACCGAGGGTGAGTACCGACAGATGTATCTGTTATATCCGGGGAAAATATGTATAAATGATACGCCAGCCCATTGCCGGGGGTGTATCACCGGCAAAATTCAGGGTATTGGCCGGCAAGTGTCTGGGACGTATGGATTCCGGCAAAAACATGCCTAG
- a CDS encoding MFS transporter, producing the protein MRIAKSLSPTHPFRALKHRNYALFFFGQGISLIGTWMQRITIGWLVYRLTGSALMLGTVSFATQIPTLLLAPFAGVLADRMNKHRLLLITQILSMLQALALAILVLSEQAQIWHIIALGSCLGIINAFDMPVRQSFIIEMLESKADLGNAIALNSSLVNGGKILGPSIAGMLILLLGEGMCFLLNGLSYIAVILALLAMRLPVQPALAPQKKIWLELQEGYHYATSSPTIRSVLTLVALVSLAGMPYIALMPVFAGTILQGGPDTLGYLMFANGAGSLIASAFLTTRAGTVKIVYLLIFASSLLGLGLILFSLSTQFWLSLAVIISVGFGLMLHSVCSNTLLQTVVADNKRGRIMSFYTMANMGTTPLGNLLAGAVANDWGAGPTIFVCGICCILGSVIFAWQAKLPKDVLPH; encoded by the coding sequence ATGCGGATTGCGAAATCACTGTCCCCTACTCATCCCTTCCGGGCCTTAAAACACCGCAATTATGCATTATTTTTCTTTGGCCAGGGTATCTCATTAATTGGCACCTGGATGCAGCGCATCACAATCGGCTGGTTAGTATACCGGCTGACCGGCTCAGCCCTAATGCTTGGCACGGTCAGCTTTGCCACGCAAATCCCAACCCTCCTGTTAGCGCCCTTTGCCGGCGTGCTTGCCGATCGCATGAACAAGCACCGGCTTTTGCTCATTACCCAGATCCTCTCCATGCTGCAGGCATTGGCGCTGGCAATCCTTGTCCTTTCCGAACAGGCTCAAATCTGGCATATCATTGCCCTGGGCTCATGCCTCGGGATCATTAATGCTTTTGATATGCCTGTCAGACAATCCTTTATCATCGAAATGCTGGAATCAAAAGCAGATTTAGGCAATGCTATCGCTTTGAATTCTTCACTGGTCAACGGCGGAAAAATACTGGGGCCTTCCATTGCCGGTATGCTTATCCTGCTGCTGGGGGAAGGAATGTGCTTCCTGTTAAATGGTCTCAGTTATATTGCCGTTATCCTGGCCCTGCTGGCCATGAGGCTGCCGGTGCAACCGGCACTTGCTCCCCAGAAAAAAATATGGCTTGAACTGCAGGAGGGATATCATTATGCCACCTCCTCCCCAACCATCCGCTCGGTACTCACGCTGGTTGCGCTGGTAAGTCTGGCCGGTATGCCCTATATAGCCTTGATGCCTGTCTTTGCCGGGACGATCTTACAGGGCGGGCCGGATACGCTGGGCTACCTGATGTTCGCCAATGGTGCCGGTTCCTTAATCGCCTCGGCCTTCCTCACAACCCGCGCCGGTACAGTTAAAATAGTCTATCTGCTTATTTTTGCCTCATCGCTCCTGGGCCTGGGCCTGATCTTATTTTCTTTGTCCACGCAGTTTTGGCTGTCACTTGCTGTTATTATCAGTGTTGGCTTCGGCCTGATGCTGCACTCTGTCTGCAGCAACACGCTGCTGCAAACGGTTGTTGCCGACAACAAACGCGGCCGGATCATGAGCTTTTATACCATGGCTAATATGGGCACAACACCGTTGGGCAATCTACTGGCCGGAGCTGTCGCCAACGACTGGGGGGCCGGCCCCACCATTTTTGTTTGTGGTATTTGCTGCATCCTGGGGTCAGTTATCTTTGCTTGGCAGGCAAAACTACCAAAAGATGTCCTGCCCCATTGA
- a CDS encoding amino acid ABC transporter permease — protein MGFQFDSSFLLFEIGIAIKYIPVVLLLSVVPLIIGLLLGTGIALTRLFKVHPLDKIFTVFVIFLRGVPLVLQLTILYLAVSLSIDSFAKTLGLPLSAKDLSYTLIAIVGLSINATVYLSEVMRTALQSVAAGQYEAAYSVGMTSGQMLRRIIIPQALPVAIPLIGSNFIGLIKGSAIASLISVVEIINATLYEASGNYKFLEAYVAAAIIYWFLCMLVERLVAFLEGRVGVYGKGGVV, from the coding sequence GTGGGGTTTCAGTTTGATAGTTCATTCTTGCTTTTTGAGATTGGGATAGCCATAAAATATATTCCTGTTGTGCTGTTACTGTCAGTTGTACCGCTAATCATTGGCCTATTACTTGGCACAGGAATTGCTTTAACCAGGTTATTTAAAGTCCATCCCCTGGATAAAATATTTACTGTATTTGTAATATTCCTGCGGGGTGTACCCCTGGTTCTCCAACTAACCATCCTTTATCTGGCAGTTAGTTTAAGCATTGATTCGTTTGCAAAAACCTTGGGGCTGCCCCTGTCAGCCAAGGATCTGTCCTATACGTTGATTGCTATAGTTGGGTTGTCGATTAATGCCACTGTGTATCTCTCCGAGGTCATGCGCACAGCGCTGCAGTCAGTAGCTGCCGGCCAGTATGAGGCTGCCTACTCGGTGGGAATGACCTCCGGGCAGATGCTGCGGCGAATCATTATCCCCCAGGCTTTACCTGTGGCTATCCCGTTAATCGGCAGTAATTTCATTGGTCTTATTAAGGGGTCGGCGATTGCCTCGCTCATTTCCGTGGTCGAGATTATTAATGCCACCCTCTATGAGGCCAGCGGCAATTATAAGTTCCTGGAGGCCTATGTGGCGGCGGCAATTATTTACTGGTTCTTGTGTATGCTGGTCGAGCGCCTGGTGGCCTTCCTGGAAGGCAGGGTCGGAGTTTATGGCAAGGGTGGGGTAGTATGA
- a CDS encoding DUF1847 domain-containing protein: protein MSTKKNAQHLSCTDCSVYNCRTRSQQFPGFCLTTKDNDGNSIAGDIEEIKKYLQGDHQDAVVARASAQVEGLFYGKKTRVEEIIEFANRIGAKKIGIATCAGLIEEAKIFAGILAAKGLDYYSAICKVGSVDKADIGVLEEHKLRPGNHEAMCNPILQARILNYQKTDLNVVVGLCVGHDSLFTKYSDALVTTLVVKDRVTGHNPVAALYTAHSYHKRLLQQEK, encoded by the coding sequence ATGAGCACCAAAAAAAACGCCCAACATTTGAGCTGCACCGATTGCAGTGTTTACAATTGTAGAACCCGGAGTCAGCAGTTTCCGGGATTTTGTCTAACCACGAAAGATAATGACGGGAACTCGATTGCCGGGGATATTGAAGAAATCAAAAAATATCTGCAAGGAGACCATCAGGACGCTGTTGTTGCCCGGGCGTCGGCCCAGGTAGAAGGGCTGTTTTATGGCAAAAAGACAAGGGTAGAAGAAATTATCGAGTTTGCCAACCGGATCGGAGCCAAAAAAATTGGTATTGCCACCTGCGCCGGTTTGATTGAAGAAGCCAAAATATTTGCCGGCATCCTAGCGGCCAAAGGCTTAGACTATTATAGCGCCATCTGCAAGGTCGGGTCTGTTGATAAAGCCGATATTGGCGTGCTGGAAGAGCATAAGCTCAGGCCGGGAAATCACGAAGCAATGTGTAATCCGATTTTACAGGCCCGCATCCTCAACTATCAAAAAACCGATTTAAACGTTGTTGTCGGCCTGTGTGTGGGGCATGATTCTTTATTTACCAAATACTCGGACGCCCTGGTCACCACCCTGGTAGTTAAAGACCGGGTGACTGGCCATAATCCGGTGGCTGCTTTGTATACCGCACATTCTTATCACAAGCGGCTGCTGCAACAAGAAAAATGA
- a CDS encoding MalY/PatB family protein, which yields MANNKTVFDFDTIIPRQGTGSSKWDAVEKVFGSRDVLPLWVADMDFATPAAVTARLVERAQHPIYAYNTQEAPLYQSFIDWVKHRHHWEIEKDWILLAPGVVPSIILSILALSAPGDGVIIQPPVYPPFFASIKDNDRRIVENPLLVKDDHYEIDFADLEQKLADPHNKLLLFCSPHNPVGRVWRQEELEKIYELCQKYQVDILADEIHNDLVYGEQQHTVLASLGTPVAKETVTFMAASKTFNIAGLNFSFIVVPCKRRRARISSWFGKLHINRNNLFGAVATETAYREGEAWLDSLLQYLEGNADTLIEFVRNRLPGIKVVKPEGTFLAWLDFRAYFANAKELENFLVHKARVGLNPGRNFGSQGEGFARLNFATQRSVLLAGLTRIEKALQEIK from the coding sequence ATGGCAAATAATAAAACGGTATTTGATTTTGATACAATTATCCCCCGTCAGGGAACCGGCAGCAGTAAATGGGATGCGGTGGAAAAAGTGTTTGGCAGCCGGGACGTGCTGCCCCTGTGGGTTGCTGATATGGATTTTGCTACCCCCGCCGCGGTGACAGCCAGGCTGGTGGAGCGGGCCCAGCATCCTATCTATGCTTACAATACCCAGGAGGCGCCGTTATATCAGTCCTTTATTGACTGGGTTAAACACCGGCATCATTGGGAGATTGAAAAAGACTGGATTCTCCTGGCGCCGGGTGTCGTGCCGTCAATTATCCTGTCCATTTTGGCCCTGTCGGCGCCCGGTGACGGTGTTATTATCCAGCCGCCGGTCTATCCGCCGTTTTTCGCATCCATTAAGGATAATGACCGGCGGATTGTAGAAAACCCGCTGCTTGTTAAAGATGACCATTATGAGATTGATTTTGCTGATCTGGAGCAAAAGCTGGCCGATCCCCATAACAAATTATTGTTGTTTTGCAGTCCCCATAATCCGGTGGGGCGGGTATGGCGCCAAGAGGAACTGGAAAAAATATATGAACTCTGCCAAAAATATCAGGTCGATATCCTGGCCGATGAAATCCACAATGATCTGGTGTACGGGGAGCAGCAGCATACGGTTTTGGCCTCACTTGGCACACCGGTGGCTAAAGAGACGGTTACCTTTATGGCTGCCAGCAAAACCTTTAATATCGCGGGGCTTAATTTCTCATTTATCGTTGTTCCCTGCAAGCGGCGGCGGGCCCGCATCAGTTCCTGGTTTGGCAAATTGCATATTAACCGCAATAATCTTTTTGGGGCAGTTGCCACGGAAACAGCCTACCGGGAGGGGGAGGCCTGGCTGGATTCACTGCTGCAATATCTTGAAGGCAATGCCGATACGTTGATCGAGTTTGTCCGGAACCGTCTGCCTGGCATCAAGGTAGTAAAACCGGAGGGGACTTTTCTGGCCTGGCTGGATTTTCGCGCCTATTTTGCCAATGCCAAAGAACTGGAAAACTTCCTGGTGCATAAAGCCCGGGTGGGGCTTAATCCCGGCAGAAATTTCGGCAGTCAGGGGGAAGGCTTTGCCCGGTTGAACTTTGCGACCCAGCGTAGTGTGCTGCTGGCGGGACTAACCCGGATCGAAAAGGCTCTTCAGGAAATTAAATAG
- a CDS encoding transporter substrate-binding domain-containing protein: protein MKKAKFIALALAMVTLLSLLLAGCQSAAPATAAKKKIVIGTGNAYKPYCFLDEKGNLTGFEIEVLKKINEKLPQYEFEFKTFDFNAILVSLETGKIDLAAHQFEVNPERKNKFLFGDEGVTIYDLKLVVKEDRNDIKTLDDLAKINGTIEVGKASTNKTYVVDKWNKEHGNKLNLVFAASDTTITLQNLDSGKTDAFVNIQRNVDDYRATYKAKIKTVGEPISFSNSYYLYRKDDSTGAQLKKDIDAVLKTMKEDGTLVKLSQQWLGGDYIPKK, encoded by the coding sequence ATGAAAAAAGCGAAATTTATTGCTCTGGCCCTGGCTATGGTTACACTGCTGTCCCTGTTGCTGGCCGGCTGCCAGTCCGCAGCACCGGCAACGGCCGCCAAAAAGAAAATTGTCATCGGTACCGGTAATGCCTATAAACCGTACTGCTTCTTAGATGAAAAAGGCAATCTCACCGGCTTTGAGATTGAGGTTCTCAAAAAAATTAATGAAAAGCTGCCCCAGTATGAATTCGAGTTTAAAACATTTGATTTTAATGCCATCCTGGTCAGTCTGGAAACAGGCAAAATAGATCTGGCCGCCCATCAGTTTGAAGTGAATCCGGAACGAAAAAACAAGTTTCTGTTTGGCGATGAGGGTGTGACTATCTATGACCTGAAACTGGTGGTCAAAGAAGACAGAAATGATATAAAGACGCTGGACGATCTGGCGAAGATTAACGGCACCATTGAAGTAGGCAAGGCTTCGACCAATAAAACCTATGTTGTTGATAAATGGAACAAGGAACATGGCAATAAATTGAATTTGGTATTTGCCGCATCAGATACGACGATAACCCTGCAGAACCTGGACTCAGGCAAGACCGATGCGTTTGTTAATATCCAGCGCAATGTTGATGATTACCGTGCTACCTATAAAGCCAAAATTAAAACTGTAGGTGAACCGATCAGCTTTTCTAACTCCTATTATCTCTATCGCAAGGATGATTCCACCGGGGCGCAGCTAAAAAAGGATATTGATGCTGTTCTAAAAACCATGAAAGAGGATGGCACACTCGTGAAACTGTCGCAGCAATGGCTGGGAGGAGACTATATTCCCAAAAAATAA